One stretch of Rosistilla oblonga DNA includes these proteins:
- a CDS encoding PTS sugar transporter subunit IIA, with amino-acid sequence MSEENFDVAGLAAYLHLTPDQVNKMAQRGRLPGRRVSGGWIFSEAEVHHWLEQQIGASDLEQLDKVDAVLSRADSIDEEITIASFCSLDVIEVPLQARTKGSVIRSMSALAARGGMLWDPAAMAEAVKAREELHPTALDCGVALLHPRRPQTSILADSVVALGRTSQPLPFSDTGQLTDVFFLLASYDDRVHLRILSRISRMITDEIFLGQLREAPDAASARQAILDVEERIDEV; translated from the coding sequence ATGTCTGAAGAAAATTTTGATGTAGCTGGACTGGCCGCTTACCTGCACCTGACGCCCGATCAAGTTAACAAGATGGCACAACGAGGCCGTCTACCGGGACGACGTGTGAGCGGAGGCTGGATCTTCTCCGAAGCCGAGGTCCATCATTGGCTCGAACAACAGATCGGGGCCAGCGATCTGGAACAATTGGACAAGGTCGACGCGGTGTTATCGCGGGCCGACAGTATCGATGAGGAGATCACGATCGCGAGCTTCTGTTCGCTGGATGTGATCGAAGTTCCCTTGCAGGCTCGCACCAAAGGCTCGGTAATCCGTTCGATGTCCGCCCTTGCAGCCCGCGGCGGAATGCTTTGGGATCCCGCCGCGATGGCCGAGGCTGTCAAAGCGCGTGAAGAGTTGCATCCGACGGCGCTCGACTGCGGCGTCGCGTTGTTGCACCCGCGGCGTCCGCAAACCTCGATCCTAGCCGATTCCGTCGTCGCCTTGGGCCGCACGTCGCAACCGCTTCCCTTCTCCGATACCGGCCAACTGACCGACGTCTTCTTCCTGCTGGCCTCCTACGACGATCGCGTCCACCTGCGAATCCTGTCTCGGATCAGTCGGATGATCACCGACGAGATCTTCCTCGGGCAATTGCGAGAAGCTCCCGATGCTGCTTCGGCGCGGCAAGCGATCCTCGACGTCGAAGAACGGATCGACGAAGTATGA